Proteins co-encoded in one Brassica oleracea var. oleracea cultivar TO1000 chromosome C4, BOL, whole genome shotgun sequence genomic window:
- the LOC106340893 gene encoding GDSL esterase/lipase At2g40250, whose amino-acid sequence MNPSHDKPILLTLFTLLQLSNPINASPSPLITALYAFGDSTVDSGNNNYIPTLFRSNHSPYGRSFPAKLSTGRFSDGKLATDFLASSLGLKSTIPAYLDPSVKPLDLLTGVSFASAGGGLDDRTAMLSLTLTMDKQWSYFEEAVRKMKSVVGELETNRVIKNAWFVISAGTNDMIYNVYDHVLGSFISVSDYQDYLLRNVEAFVQRLHDAGARRITVAGLPPIGCLPVQVTLGTVTLPRIFHKRICTENQNTDSQLYNQKLLKLNFLLSQRLRGSKILYLDIYTPIMDMIKHPHKYGLEETLKGCCGTGFLEAGPLCKSLSGTCDDVSKYLFFDSVHPTQKAYSVIATYALQKLLPLL is encoded by the exons ATGAACCCTAGTCATGACAAACCAATACTACTTACATTATTCACTCTTCTCCAACTTTCAAACCCTATTAATGCATCACCATCCCCACTCATAACGGCTCTTTACGCCTTTGGCGACTCCACAGTTGATTCCGGTAACAACAACTATATCCCTACTCTTTTCCGGAGCAACCATTCACCCTATGGTAGATCCTTTCCGGCCAAACTCTCCACCGGAAGATTCTCAGACGGAAAACTCGCCACCGACTTCTTAGCCTCCTCTCTAGGACTCAAATCCACTATACCAGCTTACCTCGATCCTTCGGTGAAACCACTTGACCTTTTGACTGGCGTTAGTTTTGCCTCGGCCGGAGGTGGTTTAGATGATCGCACGGCCATGCTATCGTTGACTTTGACCATGGACAAGCAATGGAGTTACTTTGAGGAGGCGGTACGTAAGATGAAGAGTGTAGTTGGAGAGTTGGAGACTAATAGGGTGATTAAGAATGCTTGGTTTGTGATTAGTGCGGGGACTAATGATATGATCTATAACGTTTATGATCATGTTCTTGGGAGTTTTATCTCGGTTTCGGATTACCAAGACTATCTACTCAGAAACGTCGAAGCTTTTGTCCAG AGACTACACGACGCAGGAGCACGAAGGATTACAGTAGCGGGACTACCACCAATAGGATGCCTTCCGGTGCAAGTAACACTTGGTACTGTCACTCTCCCTCGGATCTTCCATAAACGGATCTGTACGGAAAACCAGAACACTGATTCTCAGCTATACAATCAAAAGCTACTGAAGCTAAACTTCCTTCTCAGTCAGAGGCTTCGAGGCTCCAAAATTCTTTACCTCGACATCTACACTCCAATAATGGACATGATCAAACATCCTCATAAATACG GATTGGAAGAAACGTTAAAAGGATGTTGCGGGACGGGGTTCCTTGAAGCAGGACCTCTATGCAAGTCGTTGTCTGGAACTTGTGATGATGTTTCCAAGTATTTGTTCTTCGATTCTGTGCATCCTACCCAAAAGGCTTACTCTGTCATTGCTACTTACGCCTTACAAAAGTTGTTGCCTCTCCTCTAA